A single region of the Lotus japonicus ecotype B-129 chromosome 4, LjGifu_v1.2 genome encodes:
- the LOC130715486 gene encoding synaptotagmin-5-like isoform X2 has product MPEPHLITTGVLLTATIELSKFVSQAVNFKETSADLSATLEGLCPVIQDIEELNNELGRPKVELESLLSTMREGKRLVEDCSKISRFNLVARKFHEEKLQRLIKSIDRFITNCLQAQSARDSKEILCRMRRQEEELERSTLGHKNRFTNPSAPNDSKSTNGIDLVNFCYQKLKPVGILKVKLVQAKELRKKYTIQKPDPSAVLYIQHSGDRDKKSKTIENDFNPIWNERFEFSVENVSTKHLIVGVYKSKRLSSSKFAGDAQIQLSGLESGKVKYVWSKLGKPRRDNKNRGQVVNKNLNPNWDQTFGFDVEDGLHDMVIVEVWDKNTFGKDYIGRCILSLTKVILEGDYTESFELVGAKSGSLKLHLKWRRK; this is encoded by the exons ATGCCGGAACCTCATCTAATTACAACTGGAGTTCTTTTGACTGCTACTATAGAACTGTCGAAGTTTGTTTCGCAAGCAGTTAACTTCAAAGAAACCTCAGCTGACCTCTCAGCCACTCTAGAAGGCTTATGTCCAGTAATCCAAGACATAGAGGAGCTAAACAATGAGTTGGGCCGCCCGAAAGTGGAGCTTGAGTCGCTGTTAAGTACAATGAGAGAGGGTAAGCGACTCGTTGAAGACTGTTCAAAAATCAGCCGGTTCAATCTTGTGGCCAGGAAATTTCACGAGGAAAAGCTTCAACGACTGATAAAATCGATCGACAGGTTTATCACCAATTGTTTGCAAGCTCAGAGCGCCAGAGATTCAAAAGAAATCCTGTGTCGTATGAGAAGACAAGAG GAAGAATTGGAGCGTTCGACACTTGGCCATAAGAATAGATTTACCAACCCATCTGCTCCCAACGACTCAAAGTCAACAAATGGAATAGATTTGGTCAATTTTTG TTATCAGAAGTTGAAGCCTGTAGGGATATTAAAAGTAAAGCTTGTGCAAGCAAAGGAATTAAGAAAGAAGTATACTATTCAAAAACCGGATCCATCTGCTGTACTATACATACAACATTCAGGTGACAGAGATAAAAAAAGCAAGACAATT GAAAATGATTTTAATCCAATTTGGAATGAAAGATTTGAATTTAGCGTCGAAAATGTGTCCACTAAACACTTGATTGTTGGAGTTTATAAATCTAAGCGTTTGTCGTCATCTAAATTTGCTGGTGATGCTCAGATACAGCTTAGTGGACTTGAATCTGGTAAAGTAAAATATGTGTGGTCGAAGCTTGGGAAGCCCCGAAGAGATAACAAGAATAGAGGGCAG GTTGTGAACAAGAACTTGAATCCTAATTGGGATCAAACATTTGGCTTTGATGTCGAGGATGGATTACATGATATGGTAATTGTTGAAGTTTGGGACAAGAACACTTTTGGAAAG GATTATATAGGAAGATGTATATTGTCGCTTACCAAGGTAATACTGGAGGGGGATTACACAGAAAGTTTTGAACTAGTTGGTGCGAAATCTGGCTCTTTGAAACTCCATCTCAAGTGGAGGCGCAAGTAA
- the LOC130715486 gene encoding synaptotagmin-5-like isoform X1, with translation MPEPHLITTGVLLTATIELSKFVSQAVNFKETSADLSATLEGLCPVIQDIEELNNELGRPKVELESLLSTMREGKRLVEDCSKISRFNLVARKFHEEKLQRLIKSIDRFITNCLQAQSARDSKEILCRMRRQEEELERSTLGHKNRFTNPSAPNDSKSTNGIDLVNFCYQKLKPVGILKVKLVQAKELRKKYTIQKPDPSAVLYIQHSGDRDKKSKTIENDFNPIWNERFEFSVENVSTKHLIVGVYKSKRLSSSKFAGDAQIQLSGLESGKVKYVWSKLGKPRRDNKNRGQVHVELLYCPLDTPFAPNYSGVLYVTVISAENLPASHFMGNPDPFVVLTLRKAKSKAKIKNKTRVVNKNLNPNWDQTFGFDVEDGLHDMVIVEVWDKNTFGKDYIGRCILSLTKVILEGDYTESFELVGAKSGSLKLHLKWRRK, from the exons ATGCCGGAACCTCATCTAATTACAACTGGAGTTCTTTTGACTGCTACTATAGAACTGTCGAAGTTTGTTTCGCAAGCAGTTAACTTCAAAGAAACCTCAGCTGACCTCTCAGCCACTCTAGAAGGCTTATGTCCAGTAATCCAAGACATAGAGGAGCTAAACAATGAGTTGGGCCGCCCGAAAGTGGAGCTTGAGTCGCTGTTAAGTACAATGAGAGAGGGTAAGCGACTCGTTGAAGACTGTTCAAAAATCAGCCGGTTCAATCTTGTGGCCAGGAAATTTCACGAGGAAAAGCTTCAACGACTGATAAAATCGATCGACAGGTTTATCACCAATTGTTTGCAAGCTCAGAGCGCCAGAGATTCAAAAGAAATCCTGTGTCGTATGAGAAGACAAGAG GAAGAATTGGAGCGTTCGACACTTGGCCATAAGAATAGATTTACCAACCCATCTGCTCCCAACGACTCAAAGTCAACAAATGGAATAGATTTGGTCAATTTTTG TTATCAGAAGTTGAAGCCTGTAGGGATATTAAAAGTAAAGCTTGTGCAAGCAAAGGAATTAAGAAAGAAGTATACTATTCAAAAACCGGATCCATCTGCTGTACTATACATACAACATTCAGGTGACAGAGATAAAAAAAGCAAGACAATT GAAAATGATTTTAATCCAATTTGGAATGAAAGATTTGAATTTAGCGTCGAAAATGTGTCCACTAAACACTTGATTGTTGGAGTTTATAAATCTAAGCGTTTGTCGTCATCTAAATTTGCTGGTGATGCTCAGATACAGCTTAGTGGACTTGAATCTGGTAAAGTAAAATATGTGTGGTCGAAGCTTGGGAAGCCCCGAAGAGATAACAAGAATAGAGGGCAG gTACACGTGGAGCTTTTGTACTGTCCTTTAGACACGCCATTTGCTCCCAACTACTCAGGAGTCCTTTATGTTACTGTGATATCTGCTGAAAACTTGCCTGCATCACATTTCATGGGAAACCCTGATCCATTTGTTGTTCTGACCTTGAGGAAAGCAAAATCAAAagctaaaataaaaaacaaaaccagG GTTGTGAACAAGAACTTGAATCCTAATTGGGATCAAACATTTGGCTTTGATGTCGAGGATGGATTACATGATATGGTAATTGTTGAAGTTTGGGACAAGAACACTTTTGGAAAG GATTATATAGGAAGATGTATATTGTCGCTTACCAAGGTAATACTGGAGGGGGATTACACAGAAAGTTTTGAACTAGTTGGTGCGAAATCTGGCTCTTTGAAACTCCATCTCAAGTGGAGGCGCAAGTAA
- the LOC130715489 gene encoding uncharacterized protein LOC130715489 → MAVMSSQEATTITFFFFLSLATTSRPAPQGTRTAPFIIWYCSSFIIQGDTITMPLYFLMCLCGILCGPCAGVWSLCGILWGLHGILSGRSMVFVPGDEKSSMELDLRTSRRGELEELWKT, encoded by the exons ATGGCTGTTATGTCCAGCCAAGAGGCCACCACAAtcacgttcttcttctttctctccttGGCCACCACGAGTAGGCCAGCACCACAAGGAACACGTACAGCCCCATTCATCATATGGTATTGTTCAAGCTTCATCATCCAAGGAGACACCATCACCATGCCACTTTACTTCCTCATGTG CCTGTGTGGCATACTGTGTGGGCCTTGTGCCGGTGTGTGGAGCCTGTGTGGCATATTGTGGGGCCTTCATGGCATATTAAGTGGCAGATCAATGGTTTTCGTTCCAG gcgatgaaaaatcttcgatggagcttgaccttcgtacgagtcggagaggagaacttgaagaattgtggaagacttga
- the LOC130715485 gene encoding uncharacterized protein LOC130715485 isoform X1, whose protein sequence is MAIDQKESLHLNRKTLSLLSKFCSGKAKENATASSSHSMSTPVLEVVNESEQEEQPELLLSAPNDSMTSLEKSSTNGIDANAATHKIKEVIVRGNLTVTVISAENLPALDFMRKSDPYVVLTLRKAKSKVETICQTKVVNNCLNPSWNQAFDFVVEDGLHDELIVEVWDHDTIGKDDFMGRCTLSLKRVIHEEEYEGRFKLVCAERFGAESSYLKLHLKWMHQPTHSDSNFLPSFSNDLELKPVGILKVKLMQAKELTNGHTFRKPDLFVVLHMQASGETGKESETIVERSIIESNFICIVGSFGVDAADCAMLNVYAPCDRVGKRQLWSRLVELKINIHYDLWCVAGDFIVVRSSSERRGVGANSQQHRSESVEFNDFIDEMELLDIPLLGRKFTWVRPNGLQMSRLDRFLISPGWLNRWPDYVQEVLQRDISDHCPLLFKRVNQNWGPKPFRVVNCWFDDPRFQAFVGDSWREIQVEGRGIIALKEKLKTLKLKLK, encoded by the exons ATGGCTATAGATCAAAAAGAATCCTTGCATCTCAACAGAAAAACCCTGAGTCTTCTCAGTAAATTTTGCAGTGGAAAGGCAAAAGAAAACGCAacagcttcatcttctcatTCTATGTCTACCCCTGTGCTTGAAGTTGTCAATGAATCAGAACAAGAG gAACAACCAGAGCTTTTGCTATCGGCTCCCAACGACTCAATGACATCCTTGGAAAAAAGTTCAACAAATGGAATAGATGCTAATGCAGCTACACACAAGATAAAAGAGGTTATTGTTAGAGGAAATCTTACTGTTACTGTTATATCTGCTGAAAACTTACCTGCATTGGATTTCATGAGAAAATCTGATCCCTATGTTGTTCTGACCTTGAGGAAAGCAAAATCAAAAGTCGAAACAATATGCCAAACCAAG GTTGTGAACAACTGCTTGAATCCTTCTTGGAATCAAGCATTTGACTTTGTAGTGGAGGATGGATTACATGATGAGCTAATTGTTGAAGTTTGGGACCACGACACTATTGGAAAG GATGATTTTATGGGGAGATGCACATTGTCGCTTAAGAGGGTAATACATGAGGAGGAATACGAAGGACGTTTTAAGCTAGTTTGTGCTGAACGTTTTGGTGCTGAATCTAGCTATTTGAAGTTGCATCTCAAGTGGATGCATCAACCAACTCACAGTGATTCAAACTTTCTACCGTCCTTCAGCAA TGATTTGGAGTTGAAGCCTGTTGGGATATTAAAAGTAAAgcttatgcaagcaaaggaattAACAAATGGGCATACTTTCCGAAAACCGGATCTATTTGTTGTACTCCACATGCAGGCTTCAGGTGAGACAGGGAAAGAAAGCGAGACAATT GTAGAAAGGTCCATAATTGAGTCAAATTTTATTTGTATTGTTGGTTCTTTTGGTGTGGATGCTGCAGATTGTGCTATGCTGAACGTCTATGCGCCCTGTGATAGAGTTGGTAAGAGACAATTATGGAGCAGATTAGTAGAACTGAAGATCAACATCCATTATGACCTATGGTGTGTCGCGGGGGACTTCATTGTTGTTCGGTCTTCGTCAGAAAGAAGAGGAGTTGGTGCTAACTCTCAACAACATAGGTCTGAATCTGTGGAGTTCAATGATTTTATTGATGAGATGGAACTACTTGACATTCCTCTGTTGGGTAGAAAATTTACTTGGGTGCGTCCTAATGGTTTGCAAATGAGTAGATTGGACAGATTTCTTATCTCTCCGGGTTGGTTAAACAGGTGGCCGGATTATGTCCAAGAGGTGCTGCAAAGAGACATATCAGATCATTGTCCGCTTCTTTTTAAGAGGGTAAATCAAAATTGGGGTCCGAAACCCTTCCGCGTTGTTAACTGCTGGTTTGATGACCCAAGGTTTCAAGCTTTTGTTGGTGATTCTTGGAGAGAGATACAGGTTGAAGGAAGAGGTATTATAGCtttgaaagaaaaattaaaaactttgaAACTGAAGCTTAAATAG